In Salvelinus alpinus chromosome 32, SLU_Salpinus.1, whole genome shotgun sequence, the sequence GATTCAAACCCTGTTGCGTTCCATCGAGGTCTTCAGCAGCGACCCGACCAGACATCCGACAGAAGTCACAACCAAACCAGACGTCCTGCTGGATCTGATAGAGAAAACAGAGAAGCCAAAGACGAAGAAAGTCTCCAAAAGTAATCATAAAAAGCACAATGGTGAAAACGGGTATGAAAAGCCTTCACCTACCTATTACATCAATGGCAACAGCAATGGTAATGGTGGCTTGAACGGAAATGACAACCgcaatggctttagaagctttaaCAATGACATTACCCTCCGCTTCGAGAAAAAGCTCTCTGATTGCAATGGAGACTGGGTGGACAGGGACAGCGGGGTGGACGAGGGGCGCCTTTGCGACTTTGACTTTGAATTCTCCAAGGACAAGAGCATGTCACAGTATTCAATCTCCCACATCACTGGGTCACTTCTGTCACTTGAACTCGATTTGGGCCCCTCCATTCTTGATGATGTACTCAACATCATGGGTGACCCCAAGGCAAAGAGCAGACCTTGAGCAATGCCAAAGCTGAAGAGGTGAAAGGGAAATACAGAACGAGAGAAGTATGAGAAATGTCTCACAAACCTGTCAAGATACAGTCCATGGCATGTGGAGAGCTGATTATGTCCTTATTTTCAAAATAAGTTTCTAATTTAGCTTCTTTGAAGTCTCAATGCTTTTATTGTTTGTGCGTTGTGCTACCAGTATTGAGAGATGCATGTGCTATTGAATTACTACTAAACCAAAGCCATTGTGCCTTTTATTTTGCAATTAAATTAAGATTAAAGGGTAGTTTAGTGTTCTTATCCCGGCTTTTGCTGTAGATAAAAAAGGTTGCTTTGATACACAATCTAAAGCCCTGTTTCTCTGTAAATATAATGCATCTTGTTTGACTTTTAACATGTTTATCAAGGCACTGTTTTGTTTGTCACACGACCATTTTATTAACAAAACTACAAAGAATCCTATGCATAATA encodes:
- the cdc42ep3 gene encoding cdc42 effector protein 3 encodes the protein MPAKAPIYLKSTNSKKGKKCRLRDILSPDMISPPLGDFRHTIHIGKGGERDAFGDMSFLQGKFELLPGKGEVFRPQYSIHNEFLRANSASDAQFPETPSPVLKNAISLPSIGGSQALTLPHLSTAVFSMPATDPLGCMVGRVPTSPLGSPDGAGILEIQTLLRSIEVFSSDPTRHPTEVTTKPDVLLDLIEKTEKPKTKKVSKSNHKKHNGENGYEKPSPTYYINGNSNGNGGLNGNDNRNGFRSFNNDITLRFEKKLSDCNGDWVDRDSGVDEGRLCDFDFEFSKDKSMSQYSISHITGSLLSLELDLGPSILDDVLNIMGDPKAKSRP